The stretch of DNA GCGGCGTTGGGCTGGCGCAACTCTACTACTTCGGCGGCGCGAGCGGGCGCCACTGTGGCCGGGCCCAGCAGGGCTGCGCTCAGCAAGAGGCGGGAAAATATATGTTTCATGGAAGTGAAATCAGGGAGGAAAAAAGGGAGAGCGCTGCCAGTTAGGTAGCGAGGCAAGCGCAACCAAGCAGTAAATAGCTTGGCTGGGTCTCGGTTAACTGCCCGCTTAGCACGCTGCTGTTACTGTAGGCCACTTGTGGCGCCCGGCCCGATGGTGCCCACCGTGAGGCTTTCGGGTACGAAGTATTTCTGGGCCACGGCCTGAATATCGGCGGGTGTTACCTGGTCGTACTGGGCGTAGAAGCGGTTCAAGGATTGTACATCACCCGTCAGCCAAATGAACTGCGCCAGGGCGTTGGCCACCTGGTCGGGTGAGTCCAGCCCCATCAGGAAGCCATACTTCAGCGCCGATTTAGTGTCGGCGAGGCGCTTGGCATCCACGGGCTTGGTTTTCATTTCCTCCAGGGCCTTGGTAATCTGGTCTTTCACGTAGCTCAGGTCCTGGGGCTTCACTACCGAGGCCCGAATAGTCATCAGGTACGGGTCGCGGGTGTAATTAGGCGAGCCGCCCACAAAGCGCACTTTCTGCTCCTTCACCACCAGCTGCTGATACAGCGGCGAGTTTTCGGCGAACAGCATAGTAGTCAGCACCTCAAGAGCCGGCAGGTCTTTGCTCCGGTCGGAGAAGGCGGGGCCGCGGTAGCTCAGGCTCACCAGCGGCGGAAAGTTGGCGTTCTGAATGTGTACCGCCCGCGGGGCCGTTTGGGCCGGCTCCGGCGTGATGTTAGGCGTGTAGGTGCCGCGTTTCCAGGAGGCGAAATACTTATCGGCCAGCTTGTTTACTTCTTCTGACTTTACGTCTCCTACCACCAGTAGCGTGGTGTACTCGGGGCGGTAAAAACGGTCGAAGAAAGAAAGCGAGTACTGGTACTGGTTGGGCATGTCCACAATGTCCTTGAAGAAGCCCATGGTGGTATGCTCGTAGGTATGCTTATCGAAGGCCGCGTCGGCTACTTTCTCGTTCAGCTGGCTGTAGAGCGAGGCAGAGTTCTTGGTGTACTCGCCCTTCACGGCCCCGGCTTCGGCCTTGAAATCGTGCTCGGCATACTTCAGGTTCTGGAAGCGGTCGGCCTCTACCTCAAACATCTTCTCCAACATGCGGGCGTTGCCGGTCATGTGGTACACAGTACGGTCGAGGGAGGTGTTGGCGTTAGCGGCAGCCCCAATGCTTTGCAGCACTTCATCATACTGCTCCTTCGAGTACTTATCGGTACCCCGGAACATCACGTGCTCAAAGAAGTGGGCGAAGCCAGTGTGGCCCGGCTCTACCTCATCGCGGGAGCCCGCCCGCACCACCAGGAAGAATGAGGCTAGCCCCGGTGAGTCGAACGGTACCGTTACCACGTTCAGGCCATTGGCCAGCTGTTTTTGCTGAATGGGGTAAGGGAATACATTAATGGAGCCGGCGGCGGCCGTGGTAGTCGCGGCACTGGCTTTCTGCGCCTCAGCGGCGGGGCCAGCCAGCAGCGCAGTGCTAAGCAACAAGGCCTGCAGGGTGTGTTTCATATGAGGGTGCAATGAGCGTGAACGGAGCCGAACCAGTAAAGGCCCGGTAGCCGCAAAGTAACCATCCGGGCCGGAAAGGTTGCAGAGTATTATTTCGTGTGACCCTGCCTGCTGTCGGCTGCTTATAACACTAATGGGGCTACGCCAAGCAGCACTTACCCCGGCTGGCTAAGGGGCATCTCATGGCTGCTTATGAAAGCCTGCTACAGCCAAATTCCCGCACCCAGCGCCAGATTGGGCAGGTGCGGGAACGGGAACAGGGCTAAGGCAGAAAGAAACTATTTGGTGGTGTGGGCCGTCCCGGTTACTTCTTCAAGAGGGCCAGCAGCCACAAGTTTAGTGCGTAGGTTTAGGGAGGCCGTATCGAGTTGGGGTCTGATCTGATTCAGGGCCAGGCGCAGGCCTTGCACGTCAGAAATCCGGGGGGCACTACTCTGGCTGTAGCCGTTGTACATGGCCACCCGTACTTTGCTATGGCCGGTACCTCTGTATGTACCCAATACTACGCCCTTGGAGTTTATGATCTGTACTTCGGCTGTTACTTTAGTGCGGTACCACTCCAGCGGCAGACCTACCAAGCAGGGCGTCATCAGAGTAGCCATTTGAAAAACCTGAAGCGCCCGGCCTGTGCGCGAAACGTTGGCCTGCGTTATAATTAGCTTGGCATAACCATACCCCAGGGTATCTTCGGGCTCTGCCGTGTGGTAGGCCAGTTCCTGACGAAATACCTTAGCGGCGTCATCAGGGTAGGCCCCTTCGGTGGCATAGAGTGGCCCAGCATCTACTACCTGCTCTAGCCGGGGCAGCTTCCCAATGGAAACCGAATGGTTGGAATGCACGGCACTATAAAGCGCTTCCTCCGACGATTTACAGCCGGTAATAGCCATTGAAGCCAATAGAAGCAGTAATAAGTACCGGTTCGCAAAGTTCATAAGCAGGATGGTTAGTATGCTGGCAGCCGGAGAACATTCCCAAAGTAAAGCTATTTGCCAAGCACAAAGCTATAGGTAAATATAAATATATAATTAAAAATTAGCACATATTGAGTACAATTTTTTACTATCTGTTGTGGAAAGTAGCCGATGTAAGATAATTACAAAATAAGTCCCCGCTCCTGAAGCCAGGGGCGGGGACTTATTTTGCCAATAAAAATTGTGGCGGCTTAGTGCGCTGAATGCGCCAGGGCGCTATCGGCTTCTGCTAAATCGTCTAGCGGAGGAGCTACATAATTATCTACAAACTCACCTTCCCAACGGGCCACCACGGCCGTAGCCAGGCAGTTGCCTACCACATTTACGGCAGTGCGGGCCATGTCCATGAGCGCATCAATACCCAAAATGATGAACACGGGCCAGGCCGGCAGGTTAAACGAGGCTACCGTAGCCAGCAGAATAACCAGCGAGGCACGTGGTACTCCGGCTACACCTTTGCTGGTCAGCATCAAGGTAAATACCATTATCAGCTGCTGGCCAAATGAGAGGTCTATGCCTGCCGCCTGGGCCACGAAGATGGCCGCCAGCGAGAGGTAGAGGGTGGTACCATCGAGGTTGAAGGAGTAGCCGGTTGGCATTACAAAGGCCACAATACGGCGGGGAACCCCAATGCCGATCATGGCTTCCATAGCGCGGGGTAGGGCAGCCTCTGAGGAGGTAGTGGCAAAGGCAATGCTCACGGGCTCCGCAATAGCCAGCACAAAGCGTTTCAGCGGGATGCGGGCAATCAGGGCAATGGGCACCAGTATCAGCACCAAGAACGCCGCCAGCGCGCCATACAGTGTTAGCAGGAGCTTAAAGGCATTGTACAAAGGCGCAAAGCCCATTTTGCCCACCGTGTAGGCCAGGGCACCGCCCACTCCGAAAGGGGCGAAGAACATGACCACGTTGGTGAACTTGAACATCACTTCCGACAAGCTCTCGGTGAGCTGCAGCATGGGGGCCCGGTGCTTCTGGTGCACCATAGCCAGCCCAATGGCGAAGATGATAGCGAATACCACCACCTGCAGTACCTGCCCTTCGGCCACCGATTTGGCAATGTTCTCGGGGAAGATGTGCAGAATAATATCGGCGGTAGTCTGCTTCACGGTGGCCAGCTGCTCCGTATCGGCCTGAATGCCGCTGCGGTCTACGCCGGCGCCGGCCCGGGTCAGGTTGATGGCGCCCAGGCCAATGAAGAGGGCGAAGGTGGTAACTACTTCAAAGTAGATAAGGGCTTTGAGGCCCATTTTGCCAACTTGCTTCAGGTCGGCGTGGCCGGCAATACCTACTACCAGCGTGGCAAATACCAGCGGGGCAATAATGGTTTTCACCAGGCGCAGGAATACGTCGCTGAGTACTTTCAGCTGTACGGCCTGCTCCGGAAAATCGTGGCCAATTTCAGCCCCCACGAGCATGCTCACCACAATCCAGAACGTAATAGAGCGGCGCTGGAAGCCCAGGGCTACGGCCGAGGCAACGGCCAGCCAGCGGATAGCCATCGGAACTGAGTCAGGCAGGGCTACCACCTGGTAGGCTGCCAGGGCCGTTAAAACGGCTGCAACAACAAAGAGAATAAGAACGATAGGTGCGAGTCGCGAAAACTTCATGCGCAGCAGTCAGGGAAAGTTAATGGCGGGAATACGACAAAGATAGGTTTTTGAGCCGGGCAGTAACACGCACCGGCTGTAAGGATGTGTACAACCACGGTATTGCCCCGTGTATCCGTAGGCCACTTGCTGGCTGATTGGGGGCGGCGTAGTACCTTGTCCTTCGCCTTTTCTTTCCTGCCCTCGCCCCATGCTTACTTGGTCTCTCACCCCACTGGTGCTGCCCTTGCGCTACACCTGGAAAATAGCGCGCAACGCGTCAATCTCTAAAACCAACCTGCTCCTAAAAGTGCAGGACCCTGCCGGCCAGGCCACCGGCTGGGGCGAAGCCGCTCCCAATGTGCGCTATGGCGAAACCCCCGAAGGTTTGCAGCAGGAGTTTGCGCAACTGCAAACCGCTGGCCTAGGCCAGTGTGCCACGCTGGAGGAGCTCACCAGCTTTCTGGGTGCTCACGCCCCGGCCCACGCCCTGCGTTTTGCCTTAGAGTCGGCGTTTGTGCACCGGGCCGCCGTGCTGGCCGGGCAGCCGGTAGCAGAATGGCTAGGCCTGGCTGCCCCAGCCCCAGCCGTAGGTACAGCCGTTACCTTGCCTATTATGGAGCCGGGTGCTGTGGCAGAGTTCCTGCGTGTGCAGGGGTACCAGCGCTTTCCCATGCTAAAGGTGAAAGTAAACCGCGAGGGGGCCGTGGACTTGCTGCGCGAAGTCACGCGTTTGCTGCCCAACCACCTGCTTATTATCGATGGCAACGAAGCTTGGACTGATGCCGACAGCCTGCGCCAGTCATGGGAGCAGATTCAGGCATTGCCTGGCCTACGCGTGCGTTTGCTGGAGCAGCCCCTGCCGGCCGCCTGCGCCGCCGACTACCGTGCCCTGAAAGGCCAGCTGGGCTGCCCCATTTTCGCCGATGAGTCGGTGACGGATGAGGCTGACTTCACGGAAATAGCCCGGCAGTTTGATGGAGTGAATATGAAGCTGATGAAGGCCGGGGGCTACCTCAACGGCCTTCGGATTCTGCGCGAGACCCGCGCCCACGGCCTCCAGACTATGCTGGGCTGCATGGTGGAAACCTCGCTGGGTATCTGGTCGGCGCTGCAAGTTAGCAGCCTGACCGAGGTATGCGACCTGGATGGCTTTTTGGTAGTGCAGGACGAGCCCTTTGGGATGGTGGGTGAGGAGCAGGGCCATTTGTTACCCCACGGTAACTGGCCTGCCATTACGCCATAAGCCCCATCGCTCTAAGGTTTTACAGCTCAGAACGATAGGGCTTATAAGAGAGGGGTGGGCTGATTACTTCAGCTTTTCGTCCAAAGCTTTTATCTGTTGGTCAAGCTGGCTGGTATCAGCGGGGCGCTGACCGGCGGAACTCATCAAGCTGATTTTCTGGTTCAGAAGTTGAATTTTCTCGCCCATGAGGCTGATTCTTTGATTCAGCTCCGTGAGGCGTAATTCTACACCCGCCGCGCTATTGGGTGCGGGGCGGTTATCAATATACTGTTGAAACTGAGGGCTAGATGTGCTGGCTGGCTCATTACGGGCCGCCGCCGCGCTACTTGGCGTAGCGAAGACAATGCCGCCATCCATGCGCACGTAATCACCCTCCTTTAAAGTCGTTATTTTGCCTCCAGGAAGTTCTACTATCCCACTCTTATAATTGATCTTGGTCCCGTTAGAGAGCACTATATTCTTTGTAAGTGGGGTAGGGCGCTTGCCTTGCACCAATACTACCTGCCCACCTTGCAGCATGAAGCGGTCGGCAGAACTGGCTTCTTTGGCACCAGCGGGCATTTTTGGCGCGGTGGTGGTTTGTGCAATAGCCGGTGTTGCGGCTAGCAGGCCTAGTAGCATAAGCCAGGAGAGAGGGAGCTTTTTCATGGGAATAGGAAGCTTAGACACCCCGCTTACGATATTTGCCCCGTAGTGGCTACATCACAACAATACACCTGAATAAAATAAAGTAGCTGAATAATGTTGCAACATTAAATGTATGTACATATATTTGCATCATTATTCAGCATGACCCCATGCCTGAGCTATGAAAATCGAGGACGAAATCAAACAGCGCACCTTTCGAGACGAGTACCAAAAAGCTTACATCAATCTGGTGTTTACTTCCGGCTGGCTGCAGCTACAGCAGGGAGCCATGTTCAAGGACTACAACCTGACCTCACCCCAGTTTAACATTCTGCGCATCCTGCGCGGTCAGCACCCTAAGCCGGCCACGGTGAACATGTTGATTGAGCGAATGCTGGATAAAACCAGCAACGCCTCCCGCATTGTAGACAAGTTGGAGACCAAGGAGCTGGTAACCCGTAAAGTGTGCCCCAGCAACCGCCGCGCTGTGGATATTCGCATCACCGATAAAGGGCTAGAACTGCTCACGCAACTCGACGACGTAATCAATTCCCAGAAGCTGGGAATGAGTAATTTAACCCCTGAGGAAGCTACGCAACTCAGTGCCTTACTTGACAAAATCCGCGACTGACGTCTTTCAGTTAACTTCAATTACCACTTCTTATTTCAACCATGAAAAAGAT from Hymenobacter taeanensis encodes:
- a CDS encoding M16 family metallopeptidase translates to MKHTLQALLLSTALLAGPAAEAQKASAATTTAAAGSINVFPYPIQQKQLANGLNVVTVPFDSPGLASFFLVVRAGSRDEVEPGHTGFAHFFEHVMFRGTDKYSKEQYDEVLQSIGAAANANTSLDRTVYHMTGNARMLEKMFEVEADRFQNLKYAEHDFKAEAGAVKGEYTKNSASLYSQLNEKVADAAFDKHTYEHTTMGFFKDIVDMPNQYQYSLSFFDRFYRPEYTTLLVVGDVKSEEVNKLADKYFASWKRGTYTPNITPEPAQTAPRAVHIQNANFPPLVSLSYRGPAFSDRSKDLPALEVLTTMLFAENSPLYQQLVVKEQKVRFVGGSPNYTRDPYLMTIRASVVKPQDLSYVKDQITKALEEMKTKPVDAKRLADTKSALKYGFLMGLDSPDQVANALAQFIWLTGDVQSLNRFYAQYDQVTPADIQAVAQKYFVPESLTVGTIGPGATSGLQ
- a CDS encoding dicarboxylate/amino acid:cation symporter, yielding MKFSRLAPIVLILFVVAAVLTALAAYQVVALPDSVPMAIRWLAVASAVALGFQRRSITFWIVVSMLVGAEIGHDFPEQAVQLKVLSDVFLRLVKTIIAPLVFATLVVGIAGHADLKQVGKMGLKALIYFEVVTTFALFIGLGAINLTRAGAGVDRSGIQADTEQLATVKQTTADIILHIFPENIAKSVAEGQVLQVVVFAIIFAIGLAMVHQKHRAPMLQLTESLSEVMFKFTNVVMFFAPFGVGGALAYTVGKMGFAPLYNAFKLLLTLYGALAAFLVLILVPIALIARIPLKRFVLAIAEPVSIAFATTSSEAALPRAMEAMIGIGVPRRIVAFVMPTGYSFNLDGTTLYLSLAAIFVAQAAGIDLSFGQQLIMVFTLMLTSKGVAGVPRASLVILLATVASFNLPAWPVFIILGIDALMDMARTAVNVVGNCLATAVVARWEGEFVDNYVAPPLDDLAEADSALAHSAH
- a CDS encoding dipeptide epimerase, yielding MLTWSLTPLVLPLRYTWKIARNASISKTNLLLKVQDPAGQATGWGEAAPNVRYGETPEGLQQEFAQLQTAGLGQCATLEELTSFLGAHAPAHALRFALESAFVHRAAVLAGQPVAEWLGLAAPAPAVGTAVTLPIMEPGAVAEFLRVQGYQRFPMLKVKVNREGAVDLLREVTRLLPNHLLIIDGNEAWTDADSLRQSWEQIQALPGLRVRLLEQPLPAACAADYRALKGQLGCPIFADESVTDEADFTEIARQFDGVNMKLMKAGGYLNGLRILRETRAHGLQTMLGCMVETSLGIWSALQVSSLTEVCDLDGFLVVQDEPFGMVGEEQGHLLPHGNWPAITP
- a CDS encoding DUF6799 domain-containing protein, whose translation is MKKLPLSWLMLLGLLAATPAIAQTTTAPKMPAGAKEASSADRFMLQGGQVVLVQGKRPTPLTKNIVLSNGTKINYKSGIVELPGGKITTLKEGDYVRMDGGIVFATPSSAAAARNEPASTSSPQFQQYIDNRPAPNSAAGVELRLTELNQRISLMGEKIQLLNQKISLMSSAGQRPADTSQLDQQIKALDEKLK
- a CDS encoding MarR family winged helix-turn-helix transcriptional regulator; amino-acid sequence: MKIEDEIKQRTFRDEYQKAYINLVFTSGWLQLQQGAMFKDYNLTSPQFNILRILRGQHPKPATVNMLIERMLDKTSNASRIVDKLETKELVTRKVCPSNRRAVDIRITDKGLELLTQLDDVINSQKLGMSNLTPEEATQLSALLDKIRD